The following proteins are co-located in the Microbulbifer sp. VAAF005 genome:
- a CDS encoding RDD family protein: protein MYPKLSRRLRALMIDSLVLVVVVAFSIAVGTSIGLKNDVYQSALILMPIILFEPVLVSLTGGNVGHHLMGIRIRKVGANKKINIFQALVRTFFKLFLGVPSLIAILTSKKRQAVHDFLSVSLVVVKDPASLPGYEVLDERTESLDYKYPGKVRRLVVVGVYLLLSMLFASMISFFQYRSCVLLGRFAVSWKVLCSF, encoded by the coding sequence ATGTACCCCAAGTTATCCAGAAGACTTAGAGCATTGATGATTGATTCTTTGGTGCTAGTTGTAGTTGTTGCCTTTTCAATAGCTGTTGGTACTAGCATCGGCTTAAAAAATGATGTGTACCAATCAGCTTTAATTCTAATGCCGATCATCTTATTTGAACCGGTATTGGTTTCGTTAACTGGTGGGAATGTTGGGCATCATCTAATGGGTATTCGTATCCGTAAGGTGGGAGCCAATAAAAAAATTAATATTTTTCAGGCACTTGTCAGGACGTTCTTTAAACTATTCTTAGGGGTTCCTTCACTAATCGCTATTCTTACATCAAAGAAGCGTCAAGCTGTGCATGATTTTCTCTCAGTGTCGCTAGTGGTTGTAAAGGACCCGGCTTCATTGCCAGGCTATGAGGTGCTTGATGAGCGCACTGAATCGCTAGACTATAAGTATCCAGGAAAGGTCCGGAGATTGGTTGTAGTAGGTGTATATCTATTACTTTCAATGCTCTTCGCATCCATGATTTCTTTTTTTCAGTATCGGAGCTGTGTGCTTTTAGGCAGATTTGCAGTCAGCTGGAAAGTTCTATGCAGTTTCTAA
- a CDS encoding SPFH domain-containing protein, protein MLEQFFEALPFWPILPLVAAAFLIAKAIVIVEPKQYHFVLFLGKYWKTATPGFNLIIPYLSWVDKKASTALHETPVELSLKTSNHVTFGLILKVQHQVASDVRLAYKALYDLENYQAQLKSFATDAAIPVANGIELEDVYNKKEQIADKAKERLRHFFHDFGVEIVDVLSDEPRLPKSVEVQANKVMEMQREKQAATYEAEAIREREVGKAKADGESVKIRMEKMGEARRVYAESAAEAIKALTSAGTSADEALRFMTAIADNDALVTAARHGSTVVMATSQTQQAPVALPLPDKSAAVAKQRSLRESEPV, encoded by the coding sequence ATGTTAGAACAATTCTTTGAAGCCCTTCCTTTTTGGCCAATTTTACCGTTGGTGGCGGCAGCCTTTTTGATTGCTAAAGCTATTGTTATCGTTGAACCAAAACAGTACCACTTTGTTCTATTTTTAGGCAAATACTGGAAGACTGCTACACCTGGATTCAACCTGATTATTCCTTATCTATCTTGGGTTGATAAAAAGGCTTCTACAGCACTGCACGAAACGCCAGTAGAGCTTAGCTTGAAAACAAGTAATCATGTGACCTTTGGGTTGATTTTAAAAGTGCAACATCAGGTGGCCTCAGATGTGAGGCTCGCTTACAAGGCATTGTATGACCTGGAAAATTATCAGGCACAACTAAAATCTTTTGCAACGGATGCCGCTATTCCTGTTGCTAATGGCATTGAGCTTGAAGATGTTTATAACAAGAAAGAACAGATAGCGGATAAGGCCAAAGAGCGTCTTCGCCACTTTTTCCATGACTTTGGTGTTGAGATTGTCGATGTATTGTCAGATGAGCCACGCCTGCCGAAGTCGGTAGAGGTTCAGGCTAACAAAGTTATGGAAATGCAGCGGGAGAAGCAGGCCGCTACCTATGAGGCTGAGGCAATCCGGGAACGCGAAGTGGGTAAAGCTAAAGCTGATGGTGAGTCCGTAAAGATCCGTATGGAGAAAATGGGTGAGGCGCGACGGGTATATGCCGAAAGTGCTGCCGAGGCTATCAAGGCCCTTACCAGTGCAGGCACCAGCGCTGACGAAGCGCTGCGCTTTATGACTGCCATTGCGGATAATGATGCGCTTGTAACTGCCGCACGTCACGGCAGCACTGTGGTAATGGCTACCAGTCAGACGCAGCAAGCACCTGTCGCTTTGCCTTTACCTGATAAGTCGGCTGCGGTAGCAAAACAACGATCCTTGAGAGAGTCCGAGCCTGTTTAA
- a CDS encoding cobyric acid synthase has protein sequence MSVLMVQGTTSDAGKSTLVAGLARYFSQRGVSVAPFKPQNMALNSAVTVDGGEIGRAQALQAQACGIDPHSDMNPVLLKPASDTGAQVIIQGKVLGNMQALDYHHYKATAQNAVLDSFARLDDQYELVLVEGAGSPAEINLRENDIANMGFAEAVDCPVVLIADIDRGGVFAHLVGTLELLSSSERERVVGFVINRFRGDLQLLQPGLDWLEEYTGKPVLGVLPYLHDLYLDAEDAISTQQSGADARLKVVVPVLPRISNHTDFDALRLHPDIDLQFVSVREPVPQCDWIILPGSKNVRADLAYLKENDWPAQLDRHLRYGGKLVGICGGLQMLGSEVQDPDGVEDTPGNEPGLGYLDFTTRLQPVKALKNITGFLALENEVKEATPVQGYEIHCGITEGVALQTPAVYICDKGGNSRPDGAISADGQVFATYVHGLFDSPEALSALFAWGGLKDSTPLDMGEQRQQQLDRLAETIAENIQGNWLEQFEGTRETAALQEDTQ, from the coding sequence ATGTCCGTGTTGATGGTTCAGGGCACGACTTCCGATGCCGGCAAGAGTACTTTGGTGGCCGGGCTCGCTCGTTACTTTTCCCAGCGCGGAGTCAGTGTCGCACCTTTTAAACCGCAAAATATGGCACTCAATAGTGCCGTTACGGTGGATGGTGGTGAGATAGGGCGGGCACAAGCGTTGCAGGCCCAGGCCTGTGGAATCGACCCCCACAGCGATATGAACCCGGTGTTGCTTAAGCCCGCTTCAGATACTGGGGCTCAGGTTATTATCCAGGGTAAAGTGCTGGGGAATATGCAGGCGCTGGATTACCATCACTACAAGGCTACCGCGCAAAATGCAGTGCTGGACTCCTTCGCACGGCTCGATGATCAATATGAGCTGGTGTTAGTTGAAGGGGCTGGCAGCCCGGCAGAAATTAACCTGCGGGAAAACGATATTGCCAATATGGGCTTTGCCGAGGCCGTTGATTGCCCGGTTGTACTGATTGCCGATATCGATCGCGGAGGTGTGTTCGCCCACTTGGTAGGCACCCTCGAATTGCTGTCTTCCTCAGAGCGAGAGCGTGTCGTCGGTTTTGTGATCAACCGCTTTCGTGGCGATCTGCAATTACTTCAGCCGGGGCTCGACTGGTTAGAGGAGTATACCGGCAAGCCAGTTCTCGGAGTCTTACCTTATCTCCATGACCTCTACCTTGACGCGGAGGATGCCATTAGTACCCAACAGAGCGGTGCTGATGCTCGATTGAAAGTGGTAGTGCCGGTATTGCCGCGCATAAGCAATCATACAGATTTTGATGCGCTGAGGTTGCATCCGGATATCGATCTGCAATTTGTCAGTGTTCGCGAACCAGTCCCTCAGTGCGACTGGATTATTCTTCCTGGCAGTAAAAATGTACGGGCAGACTTGGCCTACTTAAAAGAAAACGATTGGCCTGCACAGTTGGATCGGCATCTGCGCTATGGCGGCAAACTCGTGGGTATTTGCGGTGGTTTGCAAATGCTGGGGAGCGAGGTACAGGATCCGGATGGGGTAGAGGATACCCCGGGTAACGAACCGGGCTTGGGTTATCTGGATTTCACAACTCGCTTGCAGCCAGTCAAGGCACTGAAAAATATTACCGGCTTTTTAGCTTTGGAAAATGAAGTAAAAGAAGCTACTCCTGTTCAGGGCTATGAAATCCACTGTGGTATAACAGAAGGTGTAGCTCTGCAAACTCCAGCGGTATATATCTGTGATAAAGGCGGAAATTCCAGGCCTGATGGTGCAATAAGTGCTGATGGACAGGTATTCGCGACCTACGTGCATGGGCTGTTCGATTCACCCGAAGCGCTGAGCGCACTTTTTGCCTGGGGTGGGTTGAAAGACTCTACGCCGCTGGATATGGGTGAACAGCGGCAGCAACAATTGGACAGGCTGGCTGAGACTATCGCCGAGAATATCCAGGGAAACTGGCTCGAGCAATTTGAGGGAACCAGGGAGACGGCAGCGTTGCAAGAGGATACCCAGTGA
- the cobO gene encoding cob(I)yrinic acid a,c-diamide adenosyltransferase — MSEDEQKRNAKHKQAMQKHKEKVDANIAAADIQRGVAVLLTGNGKGKSSSAFGMVIRALGYGQKVGVVQFIKGAQQSGEELFLKNHCPEVTLYQMGTGFTWNTQDRTSDIVAAERTWAEAEKMLTDTTYDLVVLDELTYMLAYKYLDESKVLETLAQRPQEQSLVVTGRGGGSALQELVDTVSEVKDVKHAFKAGIKARKGVDY; from the coding sequence ATGTCGGAAGACGAGCAAAAACGAAATGCCAAGCACAAGCAGGCAATGCAAAAACACAAGGAGAAGGTTGATGCCAACATTGCAGCAGCCGATATCCAGCGTGGAGTTGCTGTCCTGCTCACCGGAAATGGCAAAGGGAAGTCGAGCTCAGCTTTCGGCATGGTGATACGCGCACTGGGTTACGGGCAGAAAGTGGGTGTGGTGCAATTTATTAAAGGCGCACAGCAATCTGGGGAAGAGCTTTTCCTTAAAAACCATTGCCCGGAAGTTACTCTCTATCAAATGGGCACCGGCTTTACCTGGAATACTCAGGATCGCACCAGCGATATTGTTGCTGCAGAGAGAACCTGGGCAGAGGCAGAAAAAATGCTCACCGATACCACCTATGACTTAGTGGTGTTGGACGAGCTCACTTATATGCTCGCTTACAAATACCTGGATGAGTCCAAAGTATTGGAGACTCTAGCCCAGCGGCCACAGGAACAGAGTTTGGTGGTAACTGGTCGAGGTGGTGGTAGTGCACTACAGGAGCTAGTGGATACGGTATCTGAAGTGAAAGATGTTAAGCACGCTTTTAAAGCGGGCATCAAAGCCCGCAAAGGCGTAGATTACTAG
- a CDS encoding LysE family translocator: MAFESWLAFCVIALLATATPGPAALLVSINTLSDGVRGGVFTALGNISGLFVMSGLSVIGLSVIVLNSSVAFTMVKMIGAGYLIYMGVKLWKNGIGRADSADVACNARRGALNLYIQGGLIALTNPKAIIFTTALFPQFISLSDPLLPQFSLLVFTFMALSFSCLFCYSLLVFGTKEKSRNMASSRLLGRIFGSTFVGAGCVLVGTSK, from the coding sequence ATGGCATTTGAAAGTTGGTTAGCCTTTTGCGTAATCGCACTCTTGGCGACTGCTACCCCAGGGCCTGCGGCACTACTGGTCTCTATCAATACTCTATCGGACGGTGTTAGAGGGGGTGTGTTCACGGCATTGGGTAATATATCTGGTTTGTTTGTTATGTCCGGGCTTTCAGTTATTGGATTGAGTGTAATTGTCCTTAACTCTTCCGTAGCGTTTACTATGGTAAAGATGATTGGGGCTGGATATCTGATTTATATGGGGGTTAAACTTTGGAAAAACGGAATAGGAAGGGCGGATTCTGCTGATGTAGCTTGTAATGCTAGGCGAGGCGCATTGAATTTGTATATTCAAGGGGGCTTAATTGCCTTAACGAACCCTAAAGCGATTATATTCACAACCGCGCTTTTCCCGCAATTTATTTCCTTGTCAGATCCACTCTTACCCCAGTTCTCCTTGCTGGTTTTCACTTTTATGGCATTATCTTTTAGTTGTTTGTTTTGTTATAGCTTATTAGTTTTTGGTACTAAAGAAAAATCCAGGAATATGGCCTCAAGTCGATTGCTCGGTCGTATATTTGGTTCCACTTTTGTTGGTGCTGGTTGTGTTTTAGTTGGCACATCAAAATAG
- a CDS encoding DUF1428 domain-containing protein, which produces MSYADGFVAAVPTDNKEEYIKHAKIAAEVFKEQGALKVVETWGDDVPEGELTSFPLAVKCAGNETVVFSWVVWPSKEVRDSGWQAVMDDPRMHPDQNPMPFDGKRLIYGGFNIILDK; this is translated from the coding sequence ATGTCTTATGCAGATGGATTTGTAGCAGCTGTACCCACAGACAATAAAGAAGAGTATATTAAGCATGCAAAAATTGCTGCAGAAGTATTTAAAGAGCAGGGGGCTCTAAAGGTTGTTGAAACTTGGGGTGATGATGTTCCTGAGGGCGAATTAACCTCGTTCCCTTTGGCGGTGAAGTGTGCAGGCAATGAAACCGTAGTGTTCTCCTGGGTCGTTTGGCCTTCTAAAGAAGTTCGAGATTCTGGGTGGCAAGCGGTTATGGATGACCCGAGGATGCACCCAGATCAGAACCCCATGCCATTTGATGGTAAGAGATTAATCTATGGTGGTTTCAATATTATTTTGGATAAATAA
- a CDS encoding TonB-dependent receptor, producing MKKSILSLAVLSAVSAPSFAESTVTESSIPDLETVVVVSSRQGEPLRQVATSVTVLDEEQLKERGLVSLADVLRSVPSVSVTNTGGMGKTTSLRVRGESGFRTLVQIDGIDISDPTGLQAGAHIEHIMSSNLQRVELLRGPQGMLYGADAGGVLDISTRREGEGQRFELSAEGGSFDTERYNASASGANETLDYFVSAAVAETDGFNTSSYDTELKDDDGYDNETLHGRVGWNISEQWRLEAVARDTDASGEYDRCGWFVLHDDCNFEFSQESARVSLAHKGEDSQQELAYTRSELQRTYIDEGVTSYEAEGDIEKLNLMGSHGFSREHGVVYGVEHREDTSGDLDRDQWAVYSEYQGSYADKAYITLGLRHDNNSDFGSYNSFRASSAYLFEGVANGTVKIKSSYGTGFRAPSLYEVNHNATAFDWLTFTPLELPSLKPEESQGLDLGVEYFNEDALYLEFVLFDQVIENEIGWNGDAFGYLQSSGTSKSRGVELVAETQVTDTLLLSANYTYTDAEEADDSPRARSPKHLANLGFTYKPTSDLSLVMNLRSSADVVDSDGTSLDDYQVLDASVRYQLNNSTTVFVRGENLTDEDYVEVTGYNTAGLAGYAGVEFSF from the coding sequence TTGAAAAAATCTATATTGAGCCTGGCTGTACTGTCAGCCGTGAGCGCGCCGTCTTTTGCTGAATCCACTGTTACCGAATCTTCAATTCCAGACCTGGAAACCGTGGTTGTTGTGAGCTCCCGTCAGGGCGAGCCGCTGCGCCAGGTAGCTACTTCAGTAACTGTATTGGATGAAGAGCAGCTAAAAGAGCGGGGATTGGTGTCCCTTGCCGATGTTTTGCGCAGTGTGCCTTCCGTGTCTGTTACCAATACAGGGGGTATGGGCAAGACAACCTCCTTAAGGGTACGTGGAGAGTCCGGTTTCAGAACCTTGGTCCAGATAGACGGTATCGACATTTCTGACCCAACCGGCCTTCAGGCCGGTGCTCATATTGAACATATTATGAGCAGTAATTTACAGCGTGTGGAACTGCTGCGTGGCCCGCAGGGAATGCTCTACGGGGCCGATGCCGGTGGAGTGCTGGATATCTCGACTCGCCGCGAGGGTGAAGGGCAGCGCTTTGAGCTGTCTGCCGAGGGAGGTAGCTTCGATACTGAACGCTACAATGCCAGCGCTAGCGGAGCCAATGAAACATTGGATTATTTTGTTTCTGCAGCAGTGGCAGAAACCGATGGTTTTAATACTAGTAGTTATGACACCGAACTGAAAGATGACGACGGTTATGATAATGAAACCTTGCATGGCCGTGTAGGCTGGAATATCTCTGAGCAGTGGCGACTTGAGGCCGTAGCGCGGGATACCGATGCCTCAGGTGAATATGATCGCTGCGGTTGGTTTGTTCTTCATGACGATTGCAACTTTGAGTTTAGTCAGGAAAGTGCTCGTGTTAGCTTGGCTCACAAAGGTGAGGACAGCCAACAGGAATTAGCCTATACACGATCTGAATTGCAGCGTACCTATATCGATGAAGGTGTGACTTCCTATGAAGCAGAAGGTGATATCGAAAAGTTAAACCTAATGGGCTCCCACGGGTTTAGCCGCGAACATGGGGTAGTCTACGGGGTAGAGCATCGTGAAGATACTTCGGGAGACCTGGATCGGGATCAGTGGGCAGTTTATTCCGAATATCAGGGAAGCTATGCTGACAAGGCTTATATCACCCTTGGCCTTCGTCATGACAACAACTCCGATTTTGGCAGTTACAATAGCTTCCGCGCCAGTTCAGCCTATTTGTTCGAAGGTGTTGCCAACGGTACCGTAAAGATAAAAAGTAGTTATGGGACTGGCTTCCGTGCCCCAAGCCTGTATGAAGTTAACCACAACGCGACTGCATTTGATTGGTTGACTTTTACCCCATTAGAGTTGCCGTCCCTTAAGCCGGAAGAGAGTCAGGGTCTGGATCTTGGTGTCGAGTACTTCAATGAAGATGCACTGTATCTCGAATTTGTGCTGTTTGACCAAGTTATTGAAAATGAAATTGGCTGGAATGGGGATGCATTTGGTTATTTGCAAAGTAGTGGAACAAGCAAATCTCGTGGAGTCGAATTGGTTGCTGAAACACAGGTAACTGATACCTTGCTGTTATCAGCCAACTACACCTACACCGACGCTGAAGAAGCCGATGATTCTCCCCGAGCTCGTAGCCCCAAGCACTTGGCCAACCTAGGCTTCACATATAAGCCTACCAGTGACTTGAGTCTGGTTATGAACCTGCGCTCCAGTGCGGATGTGGTAGATAGCGATGGCACCTCGCTGGATGATTATCAAGTGCTGGATGCCAGTGTCCGTTATCAGCTGAACAACTCCACGACTGTATTTGTTCGCGGTGAAAACCTTACCGACGAAGATTATGTGGAAGTCACAGGCTATAACACTGCGGGCCTCGCCGGTTATGCTGGTGTGGAATTTAGCTTCTAA